The Algiphilus sp. DNA window AGGATGGTGTCATCCGTCTGCTCCCGGTTCCCGGTGTGCCGATGACCCTCGAGCAACTCGGCATCGGCCTCAATCTCGGCCTGCTGGGCATGGATCAGCGCGGCCAGAACAACGCCGTCGGTGGTTTCGAGCTCGTCTTCATGATCACCGACTACGACAGCGTCGGCATCAATCCGAACCCGGTGAAGCTGGCGATGAATTCGGCGGACCCGCACCCGACGGTCGAGCAGCAGGACACGCCGGCGTGGTGGAACTACAGCCACCGGTCGCGCAAGTTCTTCGATGCCGGTGTCTCCATCGACAGCACCCGCATCCTCATGGCCGCAGGCGACACCGGCGGGCTGTTCACCGCCGACGGCGAGAGCTACCGGGACTACGCCGACGCCCACGCGCGCAACGCCTCCACATTCATCACCTCGCTCGAATCGCCGGAGTACCCCGGCGACATCGACACCGCGCTCGCCGAGCAGGGCGCCATCCTGTTCCACTCCAAGGATCTCTGGGCGCTGGAGGCCAATCAGGACAAGCCGGAGCCCCTGGGCGGCAACGGGTCCTGCGCCAGCTGTCACGGCGCCTATTCGCCGCGCTACGTCAACGATCCCGCCTATCTGGAAACCCCGGCGCTCGAAGGCGTGGCCGCCCACATCTCGCCGCTCGAGGTCATCGGTACCGACCGTGCCCGCGCACGCGAGCTGAGCGGCTACCTGCGCGACGCCTACAGCACCACGTGGTGGGCCTTCCCCGAAGGTCAGCCGGGCTGGAAGGCACCGGAGGACAAGAGCCGCGCCGAGGAGCTCGCCGACGATGGCCTGCCGCCGTCACAGCGCGTCGAGGGCGCCTGCGGCTGGGAGCGCGGTGTCATCGGCTACCAGGCGCCGCCGCTCTACGGGGTGTGGGCCACCGCGCCGTATCTCCACAACGGCTCGGTCCCCACCCTGGATCAAGTGCTCAATTCCGCCGAGCGACCCGCCCTGTGGCGCCGCCCCATCAAGGAGCTAGGCCCGGTGGAGGGCTTCGACCTGAGCATGGAGCGCGCCTACGACCACGAGCGCGTGGGCTGGAAGCACGATGTGCTGTCGTGTTCCGATCTGCCCGGCCTGATCCTGCTCAACTGCAACCCGCTGGCGCCCGAAGCGCCGTCGATCACGCAGATGGTCGAGGGCGTGCTCAACGAGACCCTCAACTGGAGCGCGATCATTTCGATCCCGCCGGACGTCACGCCGGGCGGCATCGACAAGCGGCTGGTCTATGACGCGCGCCAGGTCGGCAACGGCAACGAGGGCCACGATTTCGCCGACGCGCTCACCGAGCAGGAACGGCGCGCGATCATCGAGTACCTGAAGACGCTGTAGTCGGTCACGCCGCCCGGCTGTCGGTGGCCGGGGCGCCAGCCCCGCCACCGCGGCCCGGCATTGCCTTGTTCATCGGCGCCGATGCCGCAGAGGCCCCCGGCACCCCCAGGCGGGGATCGGCATTCCCCGCGAGCGGCAACCGGCATGCTGGGCTAAGCTGCGCCCGCCCATGTCCACGCCCGTCGAACAACCGCCCCTGCGCATCGCGCTCGTGCTCGCCGCGGCCGCCTTCGTGGTCGGCACCGCGACCTACTTCGTGGCCGGCGTGCTGGATCCGGTCGCCCGCGATTTCGGCATATCGCTGGGAGCAGCCGGGCAGCTCACGTCGGCGTTCGCCGTCGCCTATGCTCTGACCGCGCCCTTCCTCACTGCGGCCTGCGCGCGCGTCGAGCGACGGCGCCTGATGGCACTGGCACTGGTCGCCTTCGGCGGCGCCAATGTCGTCGCCACGCTCGCGCCGAGCTTCGGCTGGCTTCTGGTGTCACGCGTACTGGCGGCCCTGGCGGCCGGACTCATCACGCCGGTGGCGGTGGCGACGGGGGCGCAGCTGTCACCCGCCAGCCACCGCGGCCGGATCATGGCACTGATCATGGGCGGCATCACCGTGGCCTTTGCCTTCGGTGTGCCGCTGGGCACCTACTTCGGCGCAACCACCGGGTGGCGTCCGGTGTTCCTTGCCATGGCCGGTGCCGCGCTGCTGGCCGCGGGCGGAATCCGGTTGCTGGTCCCGCGCGTGTGGAGCGAAGCACCGCCCGGCCGCGCCGCCTTCGTCGTGCTGCGCGATCGCCGGATCCTCGTCACCCTGCTGCTCACCGCCTTCTCCTTCGCGTCGGCGTTCAGCGTGTTCGCCTACATCGGTCCGGTGCTGGCCGAGGTCGGCGGCCTGACGCCGGCCACCACCAGCCTGGCGCTGCTCCTGTTCGGCATCACCGCCCTGGGGGGCACGACCATAGGCGGCGTACTGGCGGACCGCGTACGGCTCGGCGCCGCGATCACCGTGGCGCTGCTGCTCGTCGGTGTGGTGCACGGCGGGTTCTCGGTGCTGGCGCTCATGCCCGATGGCGGACTGCGCACGGTCGCCGCCATCGCGCTGATGGCGGTCTCGTCCCTGCCCGGCTTCGCCTTCGTGCCCATGCAGCAGGCGCGCCTGGCCATCCTTGCGGGGCCGCACATGCCGGTGGCGGTGGCGCTGCATGCCTCGGCCATCTTCCTCGGACAGGGCTCGGGCGCGATCATCGGCGGCATCGCCGTATCCGGCGGCGGCGCGCAGCTCAACGGCGCGGCCGGCTTCGCGATCGGCGTGACCGGCGCACTGGTCAGCCTCGTGGCCAATCGGCGCCTGTTCCGCGACGCACCGGAGTGACCGGCCCCGCCCGGCCGCCGCGGGTCCGCGCGCGACCGGGCGTGGCGGATCAGCGCAGCGCGCTCCCGAAGAAGGCGAGCTGATCGGCGAGCGCGGTCTCGCGTGCCTCGCCCAGATAGATGTCGAAGTGCCCGATGTCGTACTGCTTGAGGGTGACATTGGGGCCGGCCCGGCGCGCCAGTTTCTCGGCAGCGCTCGCGGGGGCGACGCTGTCGCGCGTGCAGGCCTGTATAAGCACCGGACAGCGCAGCTTGCGAGCGCTGGCGATGGGCCGGTAGGCCGCCAGATACAGCATCATCCGCGCGGTCATCTCGTTGCGCCAGTCGGGCGGCGTGATGCGGGTGTAGTCGAGCGCGTCGTGGCTGCTCATCGCGGCCAGCTCGCCGGGCGCGCCGGCG harbors:
- a CDS encoding MFS transporter, yielding MSTPVEQPPLRIALVLAAAAFVVGTATYFVAGVLDPVARDFGISLGAAGQLTSAFAVAYALTAPFLTAACARVERRRLMALALVAFGGANVVATLAPSFGWLLVSRVLAALAAGLITPVAVATGAQLSPASHRGRIMALIMGGITVAFAFGVPLGTYFGATTGWRPVFLAMAGAALLAAGGIRLLVPRVWSEAPPGRAAFVVLRDRRILVTLLLTAFSFASAFSVFAYIGPVLAEVGGLTPATTSLALLLFGITALGGTTIGGVLADRVRLGAAITVALLLVGVVHGGFSVLALMPDGGLRTVAAIALMAVSSLPGFAFVPMQQARLAILAGPHMPVAVALHASAIFLGQGSGAIIGGIAVSGGGAQLNGAAGFAIGVTGALVSLVANRRLFRDAPE